The sequence CGTATAACATTATGACGAAGATTCTTGAAAGAATAAGAGAGAATATATGAATATAAAGCTACTTATCCAACACAGCATGTCACAACTCCGACAGCAAACTCCGATCGTCGGGATTCTCTACCATACTTTTACAGCAATTTCGGCACACTGCCAGCAGTGGTTATTGTGATATATTCTATATACATAATTAAATCAGACCTATCGATCAGCGGACTTGTGACTAAGTTGAAATCAAGTTTATTCAGGAATAGATAGCATTGGGTATTTCAGGACTTTCTCATGAGCATCATGAGATGATATGGCTTTTTCAATCCAACCATTCTTTTAAAAAACATATCAATTCGATTGGGTATTCCAAATATGTATCTCCATATCATGTGAGGCCGAACCGGTCTGGACCCACATTTATCACATATAGAAGCATCTGAGTACGAATAAAGTCCAAGTTTTTGTTTTAATTTAAATAAAAAAACATTAGGACGAATACGATACGATTCGTATTTCACCGACTCCACCACGTAATCTGGGAAGGTTTCAACAATTTTGTTCTCATTAAATGTTAATCTATGGTGGTTTGTATTAAATAAATTGCCACATTTTGCACATTTGCAGAGACCAATATCTATGTCCTCCTTATAGGGGACTGTTATCAGAATATATTTCG comes from Methanothrix sp. and encodes:
- a CDS encoding class I SAM-dependent methyltransferase, which encodes MPIKPNKFDLILLTEVLEHLDKKTYSEAIAEVRRLNAKYILITVPYKEDIDIGLCKCAKCGNLFNTNHHRLTFNENKIVETFPDYVVESVKYESYRIRPNVFLFKLKQKLGLYSYSDASICDKCGSRPVRPHMIWRYIFGIPNRIDMFFKRMVGLKKPYHLMMLMRKS